In a genomic window of Thermosynechococcus sp. CL-1:
- a CDS encoding DUF6671 family protein, with the protein MFRATDRYFQGRTAILATKHGKEQAIAPVLARLGVTVVVASDFDSDRFGTFSREIPRCGTQEEAALAKAEAVLAQTDADLVVASEGSFGPHPQFPMLPSDRELILLVDRRHDLVLRGEVLSLETNFNHATVSNLEEALAFAERVGFPEHGLIAMAQADPLPNTPIFKGIQSEEQLQRAIATLQTDRPTIHLETDMRAHMNPTRMQVIAQAAADLVQAMAQGCPQCGWPGFVAREKLPGLPCERCGAPTSAIKASRYRCQRCLHQLTVPVPETVADPSQCYFCNP; encoded by the coding sequence ATGTTTAGAGCTACAGATCGCTACTTCCAAGGACGCACGGCAATTCTTGCCACCAAGCATGGCAAAGAGCAGGCGATCGCTCCGGTGCTGGCTCGCTTAGGGGTAACGGTAGTTGTGGCCTCAGATTTTGATAGCGATCGCTTTGGCACGTTTAGCCGTGAAATTCCCCGCTGTGGCACCCAAGAAGAGGCGGCTCTCGCCAAGGCAGAAGCAGTGCTGGCACAAACGGACGCAGACTTAGTGGTTGCCAGTGAAGGCAGCTTTGGCCCCCATCCGCAATTTCCGATGCTTCCGAGCGATCGCGAACTCATCCTGCTTGTGGATCGCCGCCATGACCTTGTCTTGCGGGGGGAAGTGCTCTCCCTAGAAACGAACTTTAACCATGCCACCGTGAGCAATCTTGAAGAGGCCTTGGCCTTTGCCGAGCGGGTGGGCTTTCCAGAACATGGTTTGATTGCGATGGCGCAGGCGGATCCTCTACCCAATACGCCAATTTTCAAAGGAATTCAAAGCGAGGAACAGTTGCAAAGGGCGATCGCCACCCTGCAAACCGATCGCCCCACCATTCACCTTGAAACCGATATGCGGGCCCACATGAACCCGACGCGCATGCAGGTGATTGCTCAAGCGGCTGCTGACCTCGTTCAAGCAATGGCTCAGGGCTGTCCTCAGTGTGGTTGGCCGGGGTTTGTGGCTCGTGAGAAACTGCCGGGGCTACCCTGTGAACGGTGTGGCGCACCCACCAGCGCCATCAAAGCCAGCCGTTACCGCTGTCAACGCTGTTTGCACCAACTCACAGTACCGGTTCCTGAAACCGTTGCCGATCCCAGTCAATGCTACTTCTGCAACCCCTAG
- a CDS encoding ABC transporter ATP-binding protein, translating to MSQPLLTLENVCRYFGGLKAVDRVSFSVATGEIFGIIGPNGAGKTTLFNLLTGLIPLTSGEVQFQQQPLHLLKPHQIAGLGIARTFQNIRLFPEMSVWENVRMGQHLHAPASFWANLWGAAPVRYAQERLENRAKELLYWVNLYERRHERAGNLPYGEQRRLELARALALQPRLLLLDEPAAGMNPKEKQDLCELIRRLKETFDLTVILIEHHVPLVMSLCDRLAVLDFGQLIALGDPLTVKNDPKVIEAYLGGDV from the coding sequence ATGTCGCAGCCACTCCTGACCTTAGAGAATGTGTGCCGCTACTTTGGCGGCCTCAAGGCGGTTGATCGCGTGTCCTTTAGCGTGGCAACGGGGGAGATTTTTGGCATTATTGGCCCCAATGGCGCTGGTAAAACCACCCTTTTTAACCTGCTGACGGGGTTAATTCCTCTCACCTCAGGAGAAGTTCAGTTTCAGCAGCAGCCCCTGCACCTGCTTAAGCCCCACCAGATTGCTGGGTTGGGCATTGCTCGCACCTTTCAAAATATTCGCCTCTTTCCAGAGATGAGTGTTTGGGAGAATGTGCGCATGGGACAGCATCTCCATGCCCCTGCCAGTTTTTGGGCAAACCTCTGGGGAGCAGCCCCTGTACGGTATGCTCAGGAGCGCTTGGAAAACCGCGCCAAGGAGCTTCTCTACTGGGTGAATCTCTATGAGCGGCGCCACGAGCGGGCAGGCAACTTACCCTATGGTGAACAACGCCGCCTTGAACTGGCGCGTGCCTTGGCACTGCAACCCCGCCTGCTCTTGTTAGATGAACCGGCTGCGGGTATGAACCCCAAGGAAAAGCAAGACCTCTGTGAGTTAATTCGTCGCCTCAAGGAGACCTTTGACCTGACGGTGATTCTCATTGAGCACCATGTGCCCTTGGTGATGAGTTTGTGCGATCGCTTGGCAGTATTGGACTTTGGTCAACTCATTGCTCTGGGCGATCCCCTGACGGTTAAAAATGATCCCAAGGTGATTGAGGCCTATCTTGGCGGTGATGTTTAG
- a CDS encoding serine hydrolase: MTFRFGVSVVALATIVGTLLSVLQPEKLSLETTASQAIAPEAPIPNLPPERPLTNLQQQIQQLVSRQPNLAAGLYFFNLDSGASLNVGGDAVFPAASTIKFPILVAFFKAVDEGRVTLHERLTMRPDLIASEAGTLQYQKPNSQYPALEVADLMITISDNTATNMIIDRLGGAAVLNQQFQEWGLENTVINNLLPDMKGTNTTSPRDLATLMLKIGQGEIVSPRSRDRLLDIMRRTVTNTLLPAGLGKGATIAHKTGDIGIVVGDVGMVDMPNGQRYVAAMMVKRPYNDPRGSELIRQVSRMAYQAFEKLPPPQP, translated from the coding sequence ATGACTTTTCGCTTTGGCGTCAGTGTGGTTGCCCTTGCCACCATAGTAGGCACACTGCTGTCGGTGTTGCAGCCTGAAAAACTGTCCCTAGAGACCACGGCCAGTCAGGCGATCGCCCCCGAAGCACCAATCCCCAACTTGCCCCCAGAACGTCCCCTGACAAACCTGCAACAGCAAATTCAGCAATTAGTGAGCCGTCAACCCAATCTGGCCGCGGGGCTGTACTTTTTTAACCTCGACTCCGGGGCATCTCTGAATGTAGGCGGCGATGCGGTCTTTCCAGCAGCCTCTACGATTAAATTTCCCATCCTTGTTGCCTTTTTCAAGGCGGTGGATGAGGGACGAGTCACGCTCCATGAACGCCTGACGATGCGCCCCGATCTGATTGCTTCTGAGGCGGGCACATTGCAATACCAAAAGCCGAATTCCCAGTACCCCGCCCTTGAGGTGGCCGATTTAATGATTACCATTAGCGACAACACGGCAACGAATATGATTATTGATCGCCTTGGGGGCGCCGCCGTGCTCAACCAACAGTTTCAGGAATGGGGCTTAGAAAATACGGTGATCAACAATCTGCTACCGGATATGAAGGGCACCAACACCACTAGCCCCCGCGACTTGGCAACGCTGATGCTGAAAATTGGTCAGGGGGAAATTGTCTCCCCCCGTAGTCGCGATCGCCTGCTGGACATTATGCGGCGCACGGTCACTAATACCCTCTTGCCCGCTGGTCTTGGCAAAGGGGCCACCATTGCCCACAAAACTGGCGATATTGGTATTGTGGTGGGAGATGTGGGCATGGTGGATATGCCCAATGGCCAACGCTATGTGGCAGCAATGATGGTGAAACGCCCCTACAATGATCCCCGAGGTAGTGAACTCATTCGCCAAGTCTCGCGCATGGCCTACCAAGCCTTCGAGAAACTTCCCCCTCCTCAGCCCTAG
- a CDS encoding RNA methyltransferase encodes MAQPASVDTLPSVRIVLVEPQGEINVGSIARVMKNMGLQQLWIVSPRCDPKGELARRWAVHAEDVLQQARMTDSLATALADCQRVFATVGRDVADLALPLWTPRQAAPQLLAVPQSALVFGREDRGLTNAELECAHGLVQIPTANAYPSLNLAQAVAVCCYELWLTVCDSGGTFSQGSAVPFEQLQGFYDHLEQVLLQIGFLYPHTAASRMAKVRSLLGRAYPTAAEVALLRGILRQVEWAIQHAATIASDTFPLQ; translated from the coding sequence TTGGCTCAGCCAGCAAGCGTGGATACCCTGCCTTCGGTACGCATTGTGCTCGTTGAACCCCAAGGGGAGATCAATGTCGGCAGCATTGCCCGGGTGATGAAAAATATGGGGTTACAGCAGTTGTGGATTGTCAGTCCCCGCTGTGATCCCAAGGGAGAGCTGGCCCGTCGCTGGGCGGTTCATGCAGAGGATGTGCTCCAGCAAGCCAGAATGACGGACTCCCTCGCAACGGCACTGGCGGATTGTCAGCGGGTCTTTGCCACGGTGGGGCGAGATGTGGCGGATTTGGCGTTACCTCTGTGGACACCGCGTCAGGCGGCACCGCAACTGTTGGCTGTCCCGCAGTCGGCACTGGTCTTTGGTCGCGAGGATCGGGGACTCACGAATGCAGAATTGGAGTGTGCCCATGGTTTGGTGCAGATTCCTACGGCTAATGCTTATCCATCTTTGAATCTGGCGCAAGCTGTTGCCGTATGCTGCTATGAGTTGTGGTTGACGGTCTGCGACAGCGGGGGAACTTTTTCCCAAGGGTCTGCCGTCCCCTTTGAGCAGTTGCAGGGGTTTTATGACCATTTAGAGCAGGTGCTGCTCCAGATTGGTTTTTTGTATCCCCATACCGCTGCTAGTCGTATGGCCAAGGTGCGATCGCTCCTCGGGCGCGCCTACCCCACGGCTGCTGAAGTAGCGCTGTTGCGGGGCATACTGCGTCAGGTGGAGTGGGCGATTCAGCACGCAGCCACGATTGCTTCGGACACCTTCCCTCTACAGTAA
- a CDS encoding GntR family transcriptional regulator produces MVQFHIQPDSEIPASTQLFNQISFAIAARQFPPGYRLPSTRQLAMQTGLHRNTISKVYERLEAAGLVVPQVGSGIYVRALGQEETRPRQRRPAVVPVHRIVQESVDTLLEMGYSLSQIRELFLAEIDARQKAGVRVLVTVPRHDQGAGELIVQELQQLLPIPVELIFLEDLETVLDGDTSATVVTVRYFASMTEAITRDKDVRVFFIDIYNYQRELEVVRQLPKGSCLGLVSLSSGTLGVAEVMIHSLRGDELLLVTAQANDSYKLNALVHRAHTIISDRASGERVKAAIAAARHELIRIPRLICCESYIDPQSVELLKREIGLTEDLPLEAKAS; encoded by the coding sequence ATGGTTCAATTCCACATCCAACCAGATAGCGAAATTCCTGCTTCAACTCAGCTCTTTAACCAAATTAGTTTTGCGATCGCTGCACGGCAATTTCCGCCGGGGTATCGCTTGCCCAGTACGCGGCAGCTGGCCATGCAAACTGGATTGCACCGCAACACGATCAGCAAAGTTTACGAACGCCTTGAAGCTGCTGGTTTAGTCGTGCCCCAAGTGGGGTCGGGCATCTATGTGCGTGCCCTCGGCCAAGAGGAAACCCGTCCTCGCCAACGCCGACCCGCTGTTGTGCCTGTGCACCGCATTGTTCAGGAAAGCGTTGATACCCTCCTCGAAATGGGCTATTCCCTAAGTCAAATTCGCGAGTTATTCCTTGCGGAGATTGATGCCCGCCAAAAAGCCGGGGTGAGGGTTTTGGTGACGGTGCCCCGCCACGATCAAGGGGCTGGCGAACTGATTGTTCAGGAACTGCAACAACTGCTGCCGATTCCCGTCGAGCTGATTTTTCTTGAAGACTTAGAAACCGTCCTTGATGGCGATACCTCTGCAACTGTCGTTACCGTGCGCTATTTTGCCAGCATGACGGAAGCCATCACCCGCGATAAGGACGTGCGAGTATTTTTCATCGACATCTACAACTACCAGCGGGAACTGGAAGTGGTACGGCAATTGCCGAAAGGCTCCTGCTTGGGGTTGGTCAGCCTCAGTTCCGGTACCCTTGGTGTCGCAGAGGTGATGATCCACAGTTTGCGGGGGGATGAGCTACTCTTGGTGACGGCTCAAGCCAACGATAGCTATAAGCTCAATGCCTTGGTGCACCGTGCCCATACGATCATTAGCGATCGCGCCAGTGGGGAACGGGTCAAAGCAGCCATTGCGGCGGCTCGTCATGAGTTGATTCGCATCCCCCGTCTCATTTGCTGCGAAAGCTACATTGATCCGCAGTCGGTCGAACTGCTGAAACGGGAAATTGGTCTGACGGAAGATCTCCCCCTCGAAGCTAAAGCCTCTTGA
- the proB gene encoding glutamate 5-kinase, protein MAQTLVVKIGTSSLTGGKEGNLALATIAQLVEVLCHCQRRGDRVVLVSSGAVGVGAVRLGLTERPQQLAQKQAVAAVGQGHLMRMYDDLFSVLRQPIAQILVTRQNFVDRQSYLNIYNTFQALFELGVIPIVNENDTVAVDELKFGDNDTLSALVASLVEADWLFLLTDVDRLYSADPRIDKTAVPIERVVSLAELAQTIQIGAAGSPWGTGGMATKIRAAEIATEAGVRTVITDGRSPTNLLKILAGEPLGTHFEPRPKTINARKRWIARALIPKGELWLDEGAVKAITVGGKSLLAAGITRVAGEFQAQDAVKLCDPTGTEIARGLVNYNSEEIRRVQGQQSSELAKILGYAAADTIVHRDNLVVTL, encoded by the coding sequence ATGGCACAAACACTGGTCGTCAAAATTGGCACATCGAGCTTAACGGGGGGTAAAGAAGGAAATCTGGCCTTGGCCACCATTGCCCAATTAGTGGAGGTGCTGTGTCACTGTCAACGGCGGGGCGATCGCGTGGTACTCGTCTCCTCTGGGGCGGTGGGTGTGGGTGCTGTGCGCTTGGGCTTAACAGAGCGTCCCCAACAATTAGCCCAAAAACAGGCGGTGGCAGCAGTGGGGCAGGGACACCTAATGCGCATGTACGATGATCTTTTTTCAGTCCTGCGCCAGCCGATTGCCCAAATCCTCGTGACGCGGCAAAATTTTGTGGATCGCCAGAGCTACCTGAATATCTACAACACGTTCCAGGCGCTGTTTGAACTGGGCGTCATCCCCATTGTCAATGAAAACGACACGGTAGCAGTGGATGAACTCAAGTTTGGCGACAATGATACCCTCTCAGCCCTTGTGGCAAGCTTAGTGGAAGCCGATTGGTTATTTTTGCTCACGGATGTCGATCGCCTCTACTCAGCAGATCCGCGCATTGATAAAACAGCCGTTCCCATTGAGCGGGTGGTCTCCTTAGCCGAGTTAGCCCAAACGATTCAAATTGGTGCTGCTGGCTCCCCTTGGGGCACGGGGGGCATGGCCACCAAAATTCGGGCTGCCGAGATTGCCACCGAAGCCGGCGTACGCACTGTCATTACCGATGGGCGATCGCCCACCAACCTGCTAAAAATCCTTGCGGGTGAGCCCTTGGGCACCCACTTTGAACCTCGTCCCAAAACCATCAATGCCCGCAAACGCTGGATTGCTCGTGCCCTCATTCCCAAAGGCGAGTTGTGGCTCGATGAGGGTGCCGTTAAGGCCATTACTGTGGGTGGCAAGTCTCTTTTGGCAGCAGGCATCACCCGTGTTGCAGGGGAGTTTCAAGCCCAAGATGCCGTGAAGCTCTGTGACCCCACAGGCACTGAAATTGCCCGTGGCCTTGTCAACTACAACAGTGAAGAAATCCGGCGTGTGCAGGGGCAACAGTCCAGCGAACTAGCCAAGATCCTCGGCTATGCCGCTGCCGATACAATTGTCCACCGCGACAACTTGGTGGTGACCCTGTAA
- a CDS encoding inositol monophosphatase family protein — translation MNSGFWSEVLETCQQIQQVVAPRLLEWTGQSPSDRKADGSLVTRADLWADQKITEMLQQRFPHHGCLSEEGNHTYGGEQWCWIIDPIDGTTNYSHGLPIWCIALSLLYQGTPVFGYVHVPGFQQTFHGFYQAPDHANGAYLNEKPIRVKVSEPTLQTFFSLCARSTDVLKRSFPCKIRMLGAASYNLLTVAAGYTLGAVERTPRIWDVAPAWPIVHAAGAHWQWLDPPEPWQRMFPIQPGQEAGSRIFHTLVSASPSLGQFFAAYII, via the coding sequence ATGAACTCAGGGTTTTGGTCTGAGGTGCTGGAAACCTGTCAACAGATTCAACAGGTGGTTGCCCCCCGTTTGCTGGAGTGGACAGGGCAATCCCCCAGCGATCGTAAAGCCGATGGCAGCCTTGTTACCCGCGCCGACCTTTGGGCCGATCAGAAAATCACCGAAATGCTGCAACAACGCTTTCCCCACCACGGCTGTCTGAGTGAAGAGGGCAACCATACCTACGGTGGTGAACAGTGGTGTTGGATCATTGATCCCATTGATGGCACGACTAACTACAGTCATGGTTTGCCCATTTGGTGTATTGCCCTCAGTCTGCTCTACCAAGGCACACCCGTATTTGGCTATGTGCACGTTCCCGGCTTTCAGCAGACGTTTCATGGCTTCTATCAAGCCCCTGACCATGCCAACGGTGCCTATTTGAATGAGAAACCCATTCGCGTTAAGGTCAGTGAGCCAACGTTGCAGACGTTTTTTAGTCTTTGTGCCCGCAGTACCGATGTGCTCAAGCGCTCCTTCCCCTGCAAAATTCGCATGTTAGGAGCCGCCAGTTACAACTTGCTGACCGTTGCTGCGGGTTATACCCTCGGTGCTGTGGAGCGCACACCTCGCATTTGGGATGTTGCCCCCGCTTGGCCGATTGTCCATGCTGCTGGTGCCCACTGGCAATGGTTAGACCCGCCAGAACCTTGGCAAAGAATGTTTCCCATTCAGCCGGGGCAGGAAGCCGGCAGTCGCATCTTCCATACACTGGTGAGTGCTAGTCCTAGCTTGGGGCAATTTTTTGCGGCGTACATTATCTAA
- a CDS encoding DUF29 domain-containing protein, with amino-acid sequence MQSNLYESDFYAWTLEQAKLLKTGDFGHLDIAHLVEEIEALGRQERQELKNRLGVLIGHLLKWEYQPERRSKSWRVTIQMQRREIKDLLEENPSLQSYLTKAIAKAYLAGLDLVCLETPLDYPDLPPTCPYTLEQLLDPDFPRDLYPTE; translated from the coding sequence ATGCAAAGCAATCTTTATGAAAGCGACTTTTATGCTTGGACCCTAGAGCAGGCAAAGTTACTCAAGACAGGCGACTTTGGCCATCTTGATATTGCCCACCTAGTAGAGGAAATCGAAGCCTTGGGACGGCAGGAGCGGCAAGAACTAAAAAACCGCCTCGGTGTTTTGATTGGGCATTTGCTGAAGTGGGAGTATCAGCCAGAAAGACGCAGTAAAAGTTGGCGAGTCACGATTCAGATGCAACGACGCGAGATTAAGGATTTATTGGAGGAAAATCCTAGCCTTCAGTCTTATCTAACGAAGGCGATCGCCAAAGCCTATTTGGCAGGACTCGACTTAGTGTGCTTGGAAACGCCCCTAGACTATCCAGATTTACCCCCAACCTGTCCCTATACCCTAGAACAATTGCTTGACCCAGACTTCCCGCGAGATTTGTATCCCACGGAATAG
- a CDS encoding DUF29 domain-containing protein gives MTSPLYDTDFYAWTLEQAKLLKAGDFGHLDIAHLVEEIEALGRQERRELENRLGILIGHLLKWDYQPQKRSKSWRATIREQRRAVQKLIHQNPSLQPYLPQAIAEAYESGKDLVVRETPLDYSDLPETCPYTLGQLFDPDFPATK, from the coding sequence ATGACCTCTCCTCTGTATGACACGGACTTTTATGCTTGGACCCTAGAGCAGGCGAAGTTGCTCAAGGCAGGCGACTTTGGCCATCTTGATATTGCCCACCTAGTAGAGGAAATCGAAGCCTTGGGACGGCAGGAGCGTCGGGAGCTAGAAAATCGCCTCGGGATTCTCATTGGACATCTCCTGAAGTGGGACTATCAGCCGCAAAAACGCAGTAAAAGCTGGCGAGCAACCATTCGCGAACAACGGCGAGCTGTGCAGAAACTGATCCATCAAAACCCCAGCCTGCAACCCTACTTACCCCAGGCGATCGCTGAGGCCTATGAATCTGGCAAAGATTTAGTGGTGCGTGAAACCCCCTTGGACTACTCAGATCTCCCTGAAACCTGCCCCTATACACTGGGGCAACTCTTTGATCCCGACTTTCCTGCCACGAAGTAA
- a CDS encoding L-threonylcarbamoyladenylate synthase, protein MAQVSMAALVAAVRAGHWLISFPTDTVPALASRCDRGELIYAAKERQPSKPLILMGANPEQLWPFVRGSAAEWEQWSAMAGRYWPGAVTLVLPAAELPAGLNPLGTGTIGLRVPDWPPAQALLEQTGPLATTSINRSGQPPLIEWGAIACEFPQVLTLHPWQLPPTPPEPSTVVQWQSGEWHVLRQGRVQIKTP, encoded by the coding sequence ATGGCACAGGTGAGTATGGCCGCCTTAGTCGCCGCAGTGCGAGCGGGCCATTGGTTGATTAGTTTTCCCACCGATACGGTGCCCGCCTTGGCCAGTCGGTGCGATCGCGGGGAATTGATCTATGCTGCCAAGGAGCGCCAACCGTCTAAACCCTTGATCCTCATGGGTGCCAATCCTGAGCAACTCTGGCCCTTTGTGCGCGGTAGTGCGGCTGAATGGGAGCAGTGGTCTGCCATGGCGGGGCGTTATTGGCCGGGAGCCGTGACCTTGGTGTTGCCCGCTGCTGAACTTCCTGCGGGTTTGAACCCCCTAGGTACAGGCACGATTGGCTTGCGGGTTCCCGATTGGCCGCCTGCCCAAGCCCTCCTCGAGCAAACAGGACCATTGGCCACCACCAGTATTAACCGTTCAGGTCAGCCGCCACTCATTGAATGGGGGGCGATCGCCTGTGAGTTTCCCCAAGTGCTGACGCTCCACCCGTGGCAGTTACCCCCTACCCCCCCAGAACCTTCAACCGTCGTGCAATGGCAATCGGGGGAATGGCACGTCCTGCGCCAAGGGCGAGTGCAGATTAAAACACCCTAA
- the ggt gene encoding gamma-glutamyltransferase, with product MGQGFTLGKVEQWGRSPFLAIVLAVTFFAAPPAPAQTISQRGMVTAAQPAAAKIGRDILKAGGNAVDAAVATAFMIAVVEPYAAGIGGGGFALVYHAQSQTLRALDFRERAPLQATPTMYLNAKGEVIPRASLDGVLAAGTPGTVAGLAALHQRYGQLPWSQVVAPAIQAAQQGFAVTPRYQQWATMRQAVLQHDATAARIFLRDGQVPPLGTVIQQLELAKTLGAIAREPRSFYEGWIARAIAEFMAQQGGKITLEDLRTYTPVWREPICGTYRAFQVCSMPPPSAGGVALVQMLNLWQLLPPASTPSDRGHYLASVMQIAYADRARYLGDSDFVPVPVTALTHPRYAQQRVSEILPRRARPQRAVSAATPIQLAESDNTSHLNVVDAQRNVVSLTFTINGPFGAGVVVPQTGILLNNEMDDFAIAPNQPNLFGVVGIQSENAPLANGIEPGKRPLSSMSPTIVLKDHRLNMVLGSPGGSRIITTVLQLFLNVVDLGQDAATAVARPRIHQQWAPDTLFVEPTIPSSWIQTWQQWGYRVEQSRPWGNASLIRVLDQGQLEGAADPRGEGAAMGW from the coding sequence ATGGGGCAAGGATTCACTCTAGGAAAGGTTGAGCAATGGGGGCGATCGCCCTTCCTCGCTATTGTCCTAGCGGTAACATTTTTTGCCGCCCCACCCGCCCCAGCTCAAACGATTAGCCAGCGGGGAATGGTGACAGCAGCTCAACCCGCAGCAGCAAAAATAGGAAGAGACATCCTCAAGGCAGGGGGCAATGCCGTGGATGCAGCCGTGGCAACCGCATTCATGATCGCCGTCGTTGAACCCTATGCCGCTGGGATTGGTGGCGGTGGCTTTGCCCTTGTGTATCACGCCCAATCTCAAACCCTGCGTGCCCTTGATTTTCGGGAGCGTGCCCCCCTGCAAGCGACACCAACGATGTATCTCAACGCGAAGGGAGAGGTGATTCCCCGCGCCAGTTTGGATGGAGTCTTGGCCGCAGGCACCCCCGGCACCGTTGCTGGCTTAGCCGCTTTGCACCAGCGCTATGGTCAACTGCCTTGGTCGCAGGTGGTGGCACCCGCCATTCAGGCTGCCCAACAGGGGTTTGCGGTTACCCCACGTTATCAGCAGTGGGCAACGATGCGCCAAGCCGTTCTGCAGCACGATGCTACCGCCGCGCGCATTTTCCTCAGGGATGGCCAAGTTCCCCCCTTGGGCACGGTGATTCAACAGCTAGAGTTAGCAAAAACCTTGGGGGCGATCGCCCGCGAGCCGCGCAGCTTTTATGAGGGTTGGATTGCCAGAGCGATTGCCGAGTTTATGGCGCAGCAAGGGGGCAAGATCACCCTAGAGGATTTACGAACCTATACCCCCGTTTGGCGAGAGCCAATTTGTGGCACCTATCGTGCGTTTCAGGTCTGTTCGATGCCACCCCCCTCTGCTGGTGGTGTGGCCCTTGTGCAAATGCTCAACCTCTGGCAACTGTTGCCCCCTGCTTCTACCCCCAGCGATCGCGGTCACTACCTAGCCAGCGTCATGCAAATTGCCTACGCCGATCGCGCCCGTTACCTCGGGGATAGTGACTTTGTGCCGGTGCCGGTCACGGCCCTCACCCATCCTCGCTATGCCCAACAGCGGGTTAGCGAAATTCTTCCCCGTCGTGCCCGTCCCCAACGTGCTGTGAGTGCCGCCACCCCAATCCAACTTGCAGAGTCAGACAACACCAGTCACCTGAATGTTGTCGATGCCCAAAGAAATGTCGTTAGCCTAACCTTTACGATCAATGGTCCCTTTGGGGCGGGTGTGGTGGTGCCGCAAACGGGGATTCTCCTCAACAATGAAATGGATGATTTTGCCATTGCCCCCAATCAACCCAACCTCTTTGGTGTGGTTGGTATTCAATCAGAAAACGCCCCCCTAGCCAATGGCATCGAACCGGGCAAGCGTCCCCTTTCGAGCATGAGTCCAACAATTGTGCTAAAGGATCATCGCCTCAATATGGTTTTAGGCTCCCCCGGCGGCAGTCGCATTATTACAACTGTGCTGCAACTGTTTCTGAACGTCGTTGATTTAGGGCAGGATGCCGCCACCGCCGTTGCCCGTCCCCGCATTCATCAGCAGTGGGCGCCGGATACCCTCTTTGTCGAGCCAACGATTCCAAGTTCTTGGATTCAAACGTGGCAGCAGTGGGGCTATCGGGTAGAACAAAGCCGCCCTTGGGGGAATGCCAGCTTAATTCGCGTTTTGGATCAGGGACAATTGGAAGGGGCAGCGGATCCTCGGGGGGAAGGAGCTGCCATGGGTTGGTAG